Proteins encoded in a region of the Xylocopa sonorina isolate GNS202 chromosome 11, iyXylSono1_principal, whole genome shotgun sequence genome:
- the LOC143429450 gene encoding uncharacterized protein LOC143429450 yields the protein MAEDTLVGPYGKKRCADRYDSSESSDSGVAVSCGECSSSGTSDITEPGSPCSTSSDEGVAIRGPSASPLPSLPKLAPSSQIGTRPQWPWTPPLAATACSTYKRLKGEPEAGTVPRSGAADPSFRGTIKTNGKQNAIHHHHHHHHHHHHESQGKITEYFKTQIKPQQPKIKKSSEAMSVLVAKSTSEFRRPATVQRSKGGLAKYLGTVTPNGRTATGSTNDWEPRSLTMSPPPTKKPPPVIVPRTNGKMDKKVPKPVPSLPISNDVLKNIPNCKISSLRLTPDSTSTAKSVSSPSPTPAAALASDAAATLDFKGCILASKPHVNENNNLTNGILGSLRSQTAAQDPLARLKIPEDNQAVATAKERQSSPGDEDDVEEEEEDSRSSESKPALSPILSAPTTIRFPAREPEKDRQQGQDSGVCRWDKCEEIFESSGELLEHLQAAHINTQTGGDNFVCQWQGCKVQGRSSCSRRWLERHVLSHGGNKPFRCIVDGCGSRFSSQTALERHVNGHFNQPETSNNNARRSCDSGGKLVRRNGKRLRYRRQPWSARLFDYFDSGVMEGLQHRLLRLAKSRTQGRLAETPGNSMALTSQVLARRVEMDGKTKVLLRWHPPDIEPDEWVLESEVQSMKNVGIRQVAANHPEEVSLALYSAINGGTPPLTRVKQRRKPVKNS from the exons TGGCGTCGCTGTGTCCTGCGGAGAGTGCAGCAGCAGCGGTACCAGTGACATCACGGAGCCGGGTTCACCGTGCAGCACGAGCAGCGACGAGGGGGTAGCGATACGTGGCCCGTCCGCCAGTCCACTTCCGTCCCTACCCAAGCTGGCGCCGTCCTCGCAGATCGGTACCAGGCCCCAGTGGCCCTGGACCCCGCCGCTGGCGGCCACCGCCTGCTCGACCTACAAGAGGCTCAAAGGCGAGCCCGAGGCTGGCACAGTCCCGAGGTCCGGGGCCGCGGATCCGAGCTTCCGAGGGACGATCAAGACGAACGGCAAACAAAACGCGatccaccaccaccatcatcatcatcatcaccacCATCACGAGTCTCAGGGGAAGATCACGGAGTACTTCAAGACGCAGATAAAACCGCAGCAACCGAAG ATCAAGAAGAGCAGCGAGGCTATGTCGGTGCTGGTCGCGAAGAGCACGTCCGAGTTTCGCAGGCCAGCCACGGTGCAGAGGAGCAAGGGTGGCCTCGCCAAGTATCTGGGCACCGTAACGCCTAACGGCAGGACCGCCACCGGTTCGACGAACGACTGGGAGCCGAGAAGCCTGACGATGTCGCCGCCACCTACGAAGAAGCCGCCGCCGGTGATCGTACCCAGGACCAATGGTAAGATGGACAAGAAAGTGCCAAAGCCGGTGCCCAGTCTGCCCATCTCGAACGATGTACTGAAGAATATACCGAATTGCAAGATCTCGTCTCTCAG GTTGACGCCGGACAGCACGTCGACCGCGAAGAGCGTGTCGTCGCCGTCGCCGACGCCGGCGGCCGCGTTGGCCAGCGACGCCGCGGCTACCCTCGATTTCAAGGGTTGCATACTCGCGTCGAAGCCGCACGTGAACGAGAACAACAACCTGACCAACGGCATCCTGGGCTCGCTGAGGTCTCAAACCGCCGCCCAGGATCCCCTCGCGAGGCTCAAGATCCCGGAGGACAACCAGGCAGTCGCGACAGCGAAGGAGAGGCAATCGAGCCCTGGCGACGAGGACGACgtcgaggaagaggaggaggactcGAGGAGCAGCGAGTCGAAGCCGGCGCTCTCGCCGATACTCTCGGCTCCGACCACCATACGATTTCCCGCCAGGGAACCGGAGAAGGACAGGCAACAGGGCCAGGACAGCGGTGTCTGTCGCTGGGACAAGTGCGAGGAGATTTTCGAGTCGAGCGGCGAGCTGCTCGAGCATCTACAG GCGGCGCACATCAACACGCAAACAGGCGGCGACAATTTCGTCTGCCAGTGGCAGGGCTGCAAGGTGCAAGGGAGGAGTTCCTGTTCGCGGAGGTGGCTCGAGCGACACGTGTTGTCCCACGGAGGCAACAAACCCTTCCGGTGCATAGTCGACGGCTGTGGGAGCAGATTCAGTTCGCAG ACCGCTCTCGAGAGGCACGTGAACGGACACTTCAATCAACCGGAAACGAGCAACAACAACGCGAGACGGAGCTGCGACAGCGGTGGAAAACTGGTCCGAAGAAACGGGAAACGGCTGCGGTACAGGCGACAACCTTGGTCAG CGCGGCTATTCGATTACTTCGACTCCGGAGTGATGGAAGGTCTTCAACACAGGTTGCTGCGACTGGCAAAGTCGAGGACGCAAGGCCGTCTCGCGGAGACACCGGGGAACTCGATGGCCCTAACTAGTCAA GTATTAGCTCGAAGAGTGGAGATGGACGGGAAGACGAAGGTTCTGTTGCGATGGCATCCCCCGGACAT CGAGCCAGACGAGTGGGTGCTAGAGTCCGAAGTACAAAGTATGAAGAACGTGGGGATACGTCAGGTGGCGGCGAACCATCCGGAGGAAGTCAGCCTGGCCCTCTACTCGGCGATAAACGGTGGCACGCCGCCGTTGACGCGGGTGAAGCAGCGTCGGAAACCCGTGAAGAACTCGTGA